In Elusimicrobium sp., one genomic interval encodes:
- a CDS encoding EAL domain-containing protein, with product MQRISFRVFFVLFLLAGIIIAGGVALYWQQVGQVLERDVRTHVASAGEEAAADFNRLLDTDRQVLESLAVTAEDTYPWANPDRLQDFLRRQTHYNSFKMLGVATEKGELYLSAPRAFAPSFITGLLANTRRTDRYLSIRQTDPADGADVLIQAVPLHQHGNMVGVLFALQETERYRPLLSLAAMGNEGYSYITLQDGTPILGRKKPQFANIFDLLSYAQFEKGYSVDLLRQAMQKGEHSLVSYRLNGAHRFLHFIPLEANGWYMLSVLPTEFVEHQAHQLMGLSFLLVVSIFVVFCALLFYILHMRAYSNRQLFTTAFVDQLTGADNFNRMCEIFSDKLAAIDGQAALLIFDINKFKVINDLHGYERGNQVLKRVACILRQNMQEGECFCRSVADNFILLLKYEDRRKFRTRLNNLATEIRRDCTVEDSCLMIDVAFGVYEIKEQIPFYIMLDRAHLALDFAKAQSVDKCRFYEDSDRQRLVSEQQIESNMEQALQRGDFAIYFQPKCEFSTGKMMGAEALVRWKRPEEGIVRPDDFIPVFEKNGFILRLDMFILEQAVKMLASWKEQGLPQVPVAVNFSRLHLNDSRYISQMRRLVSKHGVPSELIEVELTESVIFNNLDRAQSVIRELHREGFSVAMDDFGSGYSSLNVLKNLQFDSIKLDKEFLNGFSQNLHAQKVIEGTVSMIKSLGVKVIAEGVETQQQADFLRKTGCDLAQGYFFARPLPAEEFEAVLKRLNP from the coding sequence GTGCAACGCATTTCCTTTAGAGTCTTTTTTGTACTCTTCCTGTTGGCGGGAATTATAATTGCCGGCGGGGTGGCCCTTTATTGGCAACAAGTGGGCCAAGTGCTGGAAAGAGATGTGCGCACGCATGTGGCTTCCGCCGGGGAAGAGGCCGCCGCCGATTTTAACCGTTTGCTGGATACCGACCGTCAGGTTTTGGAATCTTTGGCCGTAACGGCAGAGGATACTTACCCTTGGGCAAACCCCGACCGCTTGCAAGATTTCCTGCGCCGCCAAACCCACTATAATTCTTTCAAAATGTTGGGTGTAGCCACGGAGAAAGGGGAATTGTACTTGTCTGCTCCGCGTGCGTTTGCTCCGTCTTTTATCACGGGATTGCTGGCTAATACCCGCCGAACCGACCGCTATTTATCTATCCGCCAAACCGACCCCGCCGACGGTGCCGACGTGCTGATTCAGGCTGTGCCGCTGCATCAACACGGCAATATGGTAGGGGTGTTGTTTGCCCTGCAGGAAACGGAACGTTACCGCCCGCTTTTGTCCTTAGCGGCTATGGGGAACGAAGGTTACTCCTATATTACCTTGCAGGACGGTACTCCCATTTTGGGCCGCAAAAAACCGCAATTTGCCAATATCTTTGATTTACTATCCTATGCCCAATTCGAAAAAGGCTACTCAGTAGATTTACTGCGCCAGGCTATGCAAAAAGGGGAACACTCCTTGGTCAGTTACCGCTTAAACGGGGCGCACCGCTTTTTACACTTTATTCCGCTGGAAGCCAACGGTTGGTATATGCTTTCTGTGTTGCCTACGGAATTTGTGGAACACCAAGCACATCAACTTATGGGGCTATCCTTCCTGTTGGTGGTGTCTATTTTTGTAGTCTTTTGTGCGCTTCTGTTTTACATTTTGCATATGCGCGCCTATAGTAACCGCCAGTTATTTACCACTGCTTTTGTGGATCAGTTGACCGGGGCAGATAATTTTAACCGTATGTGCGAAATTTTTTCCGATAAATTAGCTGCTATAGATGGCCAGGCGGCACTGCTTATTTTTGATATCAATAAATTTAAGGTTATCAACGATTTGCACGGTTACGAACGCGGTAATCAGGTATTAAAACGCGTGGCGTGTATTTTGCGTCAAAATATGCAGGAAGGAGAGTGTTTTTGCCGTTCGGTAGCGGATAATTTTATTTTGCTTCTTAAATACGAAGACCGCCGCAAGTTCCGCACGCGCCTAAACAATTTGGCTACGGAAATCCGCCGTGATTGTACGGTGGAAGATTCCTGCCTGATGATTGATGTGGCGTTCGGTGTATATGAAATCAAAGAGCAAATCCCGTTCTATATCATGCTCGACCGCGCCCACCTGGCCTTGGATTTTGCCAAAGCACAATCGGTAGATAAGTGCCGTTTTTATGAAGATTCGGATCGCCAACGCTTGGTGAGTGAACAACAAATCGAAAGCAATATGGAACAGGCCCTCCAACGTGGGGATTTTGCTATCTATTTCCAACCGAAGTGTGAATTTTCTACCGGAAAAATGATGGGTGCCGAAGCCTTGGTGCGTTGGAAACGCCCCGAAGAAGGAATTGTGCGTCCGGACGATTTCATCCCTGTTTTTGAAAAGAACGGTTTTATCTTGCGCTTGGATATGTTTATTTTGGAACAGGCTGTAAAAATGCTGGCTTCTTGGAAGGAACAGGGGTTGCCTCAAGTGCCGGTGGCGGTTAACTTTTCGCGCCTTCACTTAAACGATTCCCGCTATATTTCCCAAATGCGCCGTTTGGTAAGCAAGCACGGTGTGCCCAGCGAACTGATTGAGGTGGAACTGACCGAAAGCGTGATTTTTAATAACTTGGATCGCGCCCAAAGTGTAATTCGCGAACTTCACCGGGAAGGTTTTTCCGTGGCGATGGACGATTTCGGTTCGGGTTATTCTTCACTTAATGTGCTTAAAAATTTGCAGTTTGACAGTATTAAACTGGATAAAGAATTTTTAAATGGGTTTTCCCAAAATCTTCATGCGCAAAAAGTGATTGAGGGCACCGTTTCTATGATTAAATCATTGGGAGTAAAGGTGATTGCGGAAGGGGTGGAAACCCAGCAACAGGCCGACTTTTTACGCAAAACCGGGTGCGATTTGGCACAAGGCTATTTCTTTGCCCGCCCGCTGCCTGCGGAAGAATTTGAAGCGGTGTTAAAACGATTGAACCCTTAA
- a CDS encoding prepilin-type N-terminal cleavage/methylation domain-containing protein produces MRTNKKKKAFTLTELLVVVIIIGVLSAVVLPKFNKIVETRKTTEAEELMAAVRTEQEKRCALDKDYLLDSSKLRDILPSTESKNFSYSLTSTGIKAASKGKYAYELQMPSYADGRICCENRTESECLKLNKDYPLCSELIAKADYDEGTACAGEELQEPTCTKQPYEEDCPAGQTGKISYTVNSDCEYEVSNTCTAEEPAGCTAGEWVTVTNAPYSVWLYHQERSCSADSTVSCTQYEFQSSSMSESVSSTTETSDTCNGTGEKFSCNSITGNYHTCIDKRTTGSWVTGKTVYYSCSTNSGWSNTIDWSRTGISGASASCNKTGLRQSDAEAKCESSGKTGYICHQMPSLPSVDCGMGASMMNGKWYKTSTAVSFIECKQEMVKLTCEKRATYRYRNIVCE; encoded by the coding sequence ATGAGAACGAATAAAAAGAAAAAAGCATTTACATTAACGGAACTCTTGGTAGTAGTAATTATCATCGGGGTATTGTCTGCCGTGGTGCTTCCCAAGTTTAACAAAATTGTGGAAACCCGTAAAACGACGGAAGCGGAAGAACTGATGGCGGCGGTGCGTACGGAGCAGGAAAAACGCTGTGCGCTAGATAAAGACTATTTGTTGGACTCTTCCAAACTAAGGGATATTCTGCCTTCTACGGAAAGTAAAAATTTTTCTTATTCATTAACTTCGACAGGCATAAAAGCCGCGAGCAAAGGCAAATACGCTTACGAATTACAAATGCCGTCTTATGCGGACGGCCGCATTTGCTGTGAAAACAGAACGGAGTCGGAGTGTTTGAAATTAAATAAAGACTATCCGTTATGCAGTGAACTGATTGCCAAGGCAGATTATGACGAGGGAACGGCTTGTGCGGGGGAAGAACTTCAAGAACCGACCTGTACCAAACAACCTTACGAAGAAGATTGCCCTGCCGGTCAAACAGGAAAAATTTCTTATACAGTTAATTCCGATTGCGAATATGAGGTTTCCAATACTTGTACAGCAGAAGAACCTGCTGGCTGTACGGCAGGGGAGTGGGTGACTGTAACGAATGCGCCCTATAGTGTGTGGCTTTACCATCAGGAGAGAAGTTGCTCTGCTGATTCCACAGTATCGTGTACCCAATATGAATTTCAATCTTCTTCTATGAGTGAGTCTGTATCGAGCACAACGGAAACGAGTGATACCTGTAATGGAACAGGGGAAAAATTTTCTTGTAATTCTATTACGGGAAATTATCATACTTGTATAGATAAAAGAACAACCGGGAGTTGGGTAACCGGTAAAACAGTTTATTATAGTTGTTCCACAAATAGCGGTTGGTCCAATACAATAGATTGGAGTAGGACAGGGATAAGCGGAGCTTCTGCCTCTTGCAACAAAACCGGCCTCCGTCAGTCAGATGCTGAAGCGAAATGTGAATCTTCCGGTAAAACGGGATATATTTGTCACCAGATGCCTTCATTACCAAGTGTAGATTGCGGAATGGGAGCAAGCATGATGAACGGAAAATGGTATAAGACTTCTACTGCGGTGTCTTTTATCGAATGTAAACAAGAAATGGTAAAATTAACTTGTGAAAAGAGAGCCACCTATAGGTATCGTAATATTGTGTGTGAATAG
- a CDS encoding glycosyltransferase family 2 protein yields the protein MKKISLLVPLYNEQETLPIFWQKTQQVLATLQGSCFEYVFIDDGSQDNTPRLLQELAEKNSFVKVITLSRNFGKEAALTAGLEQAATQDAVIVLDADLQDPPELIAAFVEKFNEGYDTVYAARQDRSRDSFFKRVTAKSFYKVYNFLAERPIPENAGDCRLISRRVVQAVLQLPERERFLKGLFSWVGFNTTSVPYSRPERAAGKTKWNYWKLWNFALSGITASGSLPLKLWTYFGFLVSLFAFAYALVVAAKKILWGNPVSGYSSLMVTILFFSGVQLISLGVIGEYLSRIFVETKARPAYIIKEKINCD from the coding sequence ATGAAGAAGATTTCCCTTTTAGTTCCGCTTTATAACGAGCAAGAAACGCTCCCCATTTTTTGGCAAAAAACACAACAAGTGCTAGCCACTCTGCAAGGGAGTTGTTTTGAATATGTGTTTATAGACGACGGAAGCCAAGACAACACCCCCCGTCTGCTACAAGAATTGGCAGAAAAAAATTCTTTTGTAAAAGTGATTACGCTTTCGCGCAATTTCGGCAAGGAAGCCGCTTTAACGGCCGGCCTTGAGCAAGCCGCCACGCAAGATGCGGTAATTGTATTGGACGCCGACTTGCAAGACCCGCCGGAACTAATTGCGGCGTTTGTGGAAAAATTTAACGAAGGGTACGACACCGTCTATGCCGCGCGGCAGGATCGCTCCCGAGACTCCTTCTTCAAGCGCGTAACCGCCAAATCTTTCTACAAGGTTTACAATTTTTTAGCCGAACGCCCTATCCCCGAAAACGCGGGAGACTGCCGCTTGATTTCCCGACGGGTTGTGCAAGCGGTACTGCAACTGCCGGAACGGGAACGCTTTTTGAAAGGACTTTTCAGTTGGGTGGGATTTAACACCACCTCCGTGCCTTATTCCCGCCCGGAACGCGCCGCCGGTAAAACCAAATGGAATTACTGGAAACTTTGGAATTTTGCCTTAAGCGGTATTACGGCTTCGGGTTCTTTGCCGCTTAAATTATGGACGTACTTTGGCTTTCTCGTTTCTCTTTTTGCCTTTGCGTACGCCCTTGTGGTAGCCGCTAAAAAAATACTATGGGGCAACCCCGTCAGCGGGTACTCCTCGTTAATGGTAACCATTTTATTTTTCAGCGGAGTACAGTTGATTTCGCTGGGTGTAATCGGCGAGTATTTAAGCCGAATTTTCGTGGAAACAAAAGCCCGCCCGGCTTACATCATAAAAGAAAAAATAAATTGCGATTAA
- a CDS encoding phosphopentomutase has translation MTKKGRVVILMMDSFGIGGAEDAQRFGDEGANTLGHIAQARGQLNIPNLSYLGLLRAAEASCGTAPLVGEQEIPSIMIPSKYGYMKEVSRGKDTSSGHWEMAGSPVEFEWGYFKPDYPSFPQELIQKICDEAGIPGILGNKAASGTQIIEELGEEHIKTGKPICYTSADSVFQIAAHEKHFGLEKLYKLCEIAFKHVAPYNIARVIARPFEGETAQDFKRTKNRHDYSVKPPTQTVLDEVKEAGGEVISVGKISDIFAKQGITKAVKASGLEELWDATLQEAKNAPDFSIVFTNFVDFDMTWGHRRDIEGYAKGLEYFDTRLPDLIAQMKEGDLAFITADHGCDPAYKGTDHTRENVPVLMFGPGVRPEFIGGRKTYADLGQTIADYFKLPPLKCGTSFLDK, from the coding sequence ATGACGAAAAAAGGACGCGTAGTAATTTTGATGATGGATTCCTTCGGTATCGGCGGGGCGGAAGACGCCCAACGCTTTGGAGACGAAGGAGCCAACACGTTAGGACACATCGCCCAAGCCCGCGGGCAATTAAATATCCCTAATTTATCTTATCTGGGCTTATTGCGCGCGGCGGAAGCCTCCTGTGGCACAGCACCCCTGGTGGGAGAACAGGAAATACCGTCCATTATGATTCCTTCCAAATACGGGTATATGAAAGAAGTAAGTCGCGGGAAAGATACTTCGTCGGGCCATTGGGAAATGGCCGGCAGCCCCGTAGAATTTGAGTGGGGTTATTTCAAGCCCGATTATCCTTCCTTTCCGCAAGAACTTATCCAAAAAATCTGTGACGAAGCCGGCATCCCCGGTATTTTGGGAAACAAAGCCGCCAGCGGAACTCAAATTATTGAAGAACTCGGCGAAGAACACATTAAAACGGGCAAACCCATTTGCTACACTTCGGCCGACAGCGTGTTCCAAATTGCGGCGCACGAAAAACATTTTGGACTTGAAAAACTCTATAAACTTTGTGAAATTGCCTTTAAGCATGTGGCACCTTACAATATTGCCCGCGTGATTGCCCGTCCGTTTGAGGGAGAAACCGCCCAAGACTTTAAGCGCACCAAAAACCGCCACGACTATTCCGTAAAACCGCCCACTCAAACGGTGCTTGATGAAGTGAAAGAAGCAGGCGGAGAAGTAATTTCCGTCGGTAAAATTTCGGACATTTTTGCCAAACAAGGCATTACTAAAGCGGTAAAAGCCTCCGGCCTGGAAGAACTGTGGGACGCCACCTTGCAAGAAGCCAAAAACGCGCCCGATTTTAGCATTGTGTTTACCAACTTTGTTGATTTCGACATGACTTGGGGCCACCGCCGCGACATTGAAGGCTACGCCAAAGGCTTGGAATATTTTGACACTCGCTTGCCCGATTTAATTGCGCAGATGAAGGAAGGCGATTTGGCCTTTATCACCGCAGACCACGGTTGCGACCCTGCCTATAAAGGCACCGACCACACACGCGAAAATGTGCCGGTGTTAATGTTCGGCCCCGGGGTTCGGCCGGAGTTCATCGGCGGACGCAAAACCTATGCCGATTTAGGCCAAACCATTGCCGATTATTTCAAATTACCACCGCTCAAATGCGGCACGAGTTTTTTGGATAAGTAA
- a CDS encoding NUDIX domain-containing protein, which yields MIVSEFSCGGVILDGRKVLLVQVKNMKGKKIWTFPKGHIEAGETPRQAALREVLEETGYKAVIVRPMIRVKYAFTFQGNYVKKMVQWYLMKKLGRIGKHDASEILSIRWVSLLKARELVQYPSDIRLVDMLLATMNIEPTESPETETTEE from the coding sequence ATGATAGTTTCGGAATTTTCGTGCGGCGGCGTGATTTTGGACGGGAGAAAGGTGCTTCTCGTTCAAGTCAAAAATATGAAAGGTAAAAAAATTTGGACATTTCCCAAAGGGCATATTGAAGCCGGGGAAACGCCCCGCCAAGCTGCTTTGCGCGAAGTGCTGGAAGAAACAGGCTATAAAGCCGTTATCGTGCGCCCGATGATTCGGGTGAAATACGCATTTACCTTCCAAGGAAACTATGTGAAAAAAATGGTTCAGTGGTATTTGATGAAGAAACTGGGCCGCATCGGTAAACACGACGCTTCGGAAATTTTATCTATTCGCTGGGTGTCTTTGTTAAAGGCGCGCGAATTGGTGCAGTACCCCAGTGATATCCGCCTGGTGGATATGCTACTGGCCACCATGAACATAGAGCCGACGGAATCTCCTGAAACGGAAACCACCGAAGAATAA
- the gatA gene encoding Asp-tRNA(Asn)/Glu-tRNA(Gln) amidotransferase subunit GatA: MMTVEQIVKAVLSGEKTALAITQEALAVIAEKNPSVNAFVEVFEQDALAQAKEIDAKKARGEKLGALAGVPVAIKDNILYKGHKATCCSKMLENYVASYTSTVVEKLLAADAVIIGRTNMDEFAMGSTNQTSAYGPVKNPVDLTRVPGGSSGGSAAAVAAGMVPVALGTDTGGSVRQPAGFCGVVGIKPGYGRISRYGVMAFASSADQVGVLAATVKDVADVLEVLSGKDVHDSTSLEAEVPAYSQLFTQDMKGVKVGLPKGFLDGLTPCIKEKMEQAAKRLEELGAQLVEVDIPHAKYAAPCYYIITSAEASSNLGRYDGIRYGYADKDAADLTSYYQNSRAPFGLEVKKRLLIGTFALTSGRYEECFLKAMKVRELIREDFKKAFEKVDVLLTPTSPTTAFKLGEHDEDPLALYLADLYTCQGNIGGLAGISVPFGKDVDGLPIGVQFYGPILQEEKILNAAYQLEKSI; this comes from the coding sequence ATGATGACTGTAGAACAAATTGTAAAAGCCGTTTTGTCCGGTGAGAAAACTGCGCTGGCTATCACGCAAGAGGCCTTGGCCGTTATCGCCGAAAAGAATCCTTCCGTCAATGCTTTTGTGGAAGTTTTTGAGCAAGATGCTTTGGCCCAAGCCAAAGAAATCGATGCCAAAAAAGCCCGCGGCGAAAAGTTAGGCGCGTTAGCGGGTGTTCCCGTTGCCATTAAAGACAATATCCTCTACAAAGGGCACAAAGCAACCTGTTGTTCCAAAATGTTGGAAAACTATGTGGCTTCCTACACTTCTACGGTGGTGGAAAAACTCTTGGCGGCCGATGCCGTTATTATCGGGCGCACCAATATGGACGAATTTGCCATGGGCAGCACCAACCAAACCTCTGCTTACGGGCCCGTTAAAAATCCGGTAGATTTGACCCGTGTTCCGGGCGGTTCTTCGGGCGGAAGCGCGGCGGCGGTTGCCGCCGGTATGGTTCCGGTAGCCTTGGGGACGGATACGGGCGGCTCGGTTCGTCAACCGGCCGGTTTCTGCGGTGTAGTGGGCATTAAGCCCGGTTACGGGCGCATCTCCCGCTACGGGGTAATGGCCTTTGCCTCCAGCGCCGACCAAGTGGGCGTGTTGGCGGCAACCGTGAAAGATGTGGCAGATGTGTTGGAAGTCCTTTCCGGCAAAGATGTGCACGATTCTACTTCTTTAGAAGCGGAAGTGCCCGCCTACAGCCAACTTTTTACGCAAGATATGAAAGGTGTAAAAGTGGGCCTTCCCAAAGGATTTTTGGACGGCCTTACCCCTTGCATCAAAGAAAAAATGGAACAAGCCGCCAAACGCTTGGAAGAATTAGGCGCACAGTTGGTGGAAGTGGATATTCCCCATGCTAAATATGCGGCCCCCTGCTATTACATTATTACCAGCGCGGAGGCCAGTTCCAACTTGGGCCGTTACGACGGTATCCGTTACGGATATGCCGATAAAGACGCGGCCGACTTAACCTCTTATTATCAAAATTCCCGCGCGCCTTTCGGCTTGGAAGTTAAAAAACGCTTGCTTATCGGCACCTTTGCACTTACCTCGGGCCGTTACGAAGAGTGTTTCTTAAAAGCCATGAAAGTGCGCGAACTGATTCGCGAAGACTTCAAAAAAGCGTTTGAAAAAGTTGATGTTCTTTTAACGCCCACTTCTCCCACCACGGCCTTTAAGTTGGGCGAACACGACGAAGACCCCTTAGCCCTTTACCTGGCGGACTTATACACTTGCCAAGGCAATATCGGCGGTTTGGCGGGTATCAGCGTGCCGTTTGGGAAAGATGTGGACGGCCTGCCGATTGGGGTGCAATTCTATGGCCCTATTTTGCAGGAAGAAAAAATCTTAAATGCGGCGTATCAATTAGAAAAAAGCATATGA
- a CDS encoding aspartyl/glutamyl-tRNA amidotransferase subunit C → MEITKKDVAQTAKLANMQVNEQETSVYEAQLEGLFKWVAELAEVNTDGVELTNVNFAHIRRDIPVTNETLSAELRQAFGAQEADSAKVKKVL, encoded by the coding sequence ATGGAAATAACTAAAAAAGATGTGGCCCAAACGGCCAAACTTGCCAATATGCAAGTAAACGAACAAGAAACCTCCGTCTATGAAGCCCAACTGGAAGGACTTTTCAAATGGGTGGCGGAACTCGCCGAAGTGAATACGGACGGGGTAGAACTGACCAATGTAAATTTTGCCCATATCCGCCGGGATATTCCGGTTACAAACGAAACTTTGTCTGCCGAACTCCGCCAGGCTTTTGGCGCGCAGGAAGCAGATAGTGCCAAAGTGAAGAAGGTGCTTTAA
- a CDS encoding adenylosuccinate synthetase (catalyzes the formation of N6-(1,2,-dicarboxyethyl)-AMP from L-aspartate, inosine monophosphate and GTP in AMP biosynthesis) — protein sequence MIDIVCGGQAGDEGKGKISAYLSYKGDYDYCVRVGGPNAGHTVVKDGKSYTLKNIPSGFLNPKTKLVLGAGAYTKTEWLLDEVKFTGTADRLIIDPYAVLISEEQTAAERNAAHFMKHIGSVGTGLGQAVRERIERRDIKYAKDEPLLKDYIQDVPELLNKSLDNGGQILLEGTQGIKLSLLHGEYPFVTSRDTTASTFLGEAGLGPKSVRDVYVVFKPYITRVGPGPLEKEITDEKELEIYHTKGHEIGSVSKRLRRIGEFEMRSASRAIMINNCTKIAITHMDMFPGNDHVKNEADFTPEAQAFLARLRALSKEVYPHPQIALISTGPDMEDTLVLK from the coding sequence ATGATAGATATTGTTTGTGGCGGTCAAGCCGGAGATGAAGGAAAAGGTAAAATTTCCGCGTACCTCTCTTACAAAGGAGATTACGATTATTGTGTGCGCGTAGGTGGCCCCAATGCCGGGCATACCGTGGTAAAAGACGGCAAATCTTACACCTTAAAAAATATTCCGTCGGGTTTCTTAAATCCGAAAACAAAACTTGTTTTGGGTGCGGGTGCTTACACCAAAACGGAGTGGTTGCTGGACGAAGTAAAGTTTACCGGCACGGCAGACCGCTTGATTATTGATCCGTATGCTGTACTTATTTCGGAAGAACAAACGGCCGCCGAGCGCAATGCCGCCCACTTTATGAAACATATCGGCAGTGTGGGCACGGGGCTAGGTCAGGCCGTGCGGGAACGCATCGAACGCCGTGATATTAAATATGCCAAAGACGAACCTTTGCTGAAAGATTATATCCAAGATGTACCCGAACTCTTAAATAAATCGTTGGATAACGGCGGGCAAATTTTGTTGGAAGGCACACAAGGGATTAAACTTTCGCTCTTGCACGGAGAATATCCGTTTGTTACTTCGCGCGACACTACCGCCAGCACTTTTTTGGGCGAGGCAGGCCTTGGCCCCAAAAGCGTGCGCGATGTGTATGTAGTGTTCAAGCCCTACATTACCCGCGTGGGCCCCGGGCCGCTCGAAAAAGAAATTACGGACGAGAAAGAACTGGAAATTTACCACACCAAAGGGCACGAAATCGGCAGTGTTTCCAAGCGTTTGCGCCGTATCGGCGAGTTTGAAATGCGTTCCGCCTCTCGCGCCATTATGATTAACAACTGTACCAAAATTGCCATTACGCACATGGATATGTTCCCCGGGAACGACCATGTGAAAAACGAGGCGGACTTTACGCCCGAAGCCCAGGCCTTTTTGGCGCGTCTGCGTGCGTTAAGCAAAGAAGTTTACCCGCATCCGCAAATCGCCCTTATTTCCACCGGGCCGGATATGGAAGATACTTTGGTGTTGAAGTAG
- the purB gene encoding adenylosuccinate lyase, with product MSMNKSALCPLDGRYGEKLGTLRNVMSEAAFAVSRLRGECAWFSLLSTLGLPRFKSLTKAEEKLLNDVCVLNEKDLEMLHALEFEGYASIPPTKHDVKSLEYFLKLKLKKTSLSDRLEWFHFALTSEDINSAAYAMLLADGVEKVLLSELDKVCKELTKLARQEASSVLLARTHGQPAVPTTFGREMRVFAERLSRQIKELKTKQVSCKFGGAVGAYNAHCFAFPKHNWPKIAEKFVARLNKGRRIKIFLTPLSTQVDNRDAYAEIFDNIRRINIILLDFCQDMWFYISQGLVRQKTVRGEVGSSTMPQKVNPIDFENAEGNLQLANSLLELFSRKLPVSRLQRDLSDSTVLRNMSVSFGYALTAYLSVLKGLSKISFNRTFAREELNNHPEVLAEAVQTLLRAVGYPNPYETLRDFTRGQKITLSLLQAFIEELKTDELTKKRLRALLPENYIGLSAKQARGDR from the coding sequence ATGAGTATGAACAAATCGGCACTATGCCCGTTGGACGGCCGTTACGGCGAAAAATTGGGCACGCTCAGAAATGTCATGAGCGAGGCCGCCTTTGCTGTATCCAGATTGCGCGGCGAGTGTGCTTGGTTTTCCCTTCTTTCCACCCTGGGGTTGCCCCGTTTCAAATCTCTCACCAAAGCCGAAGAAAAATTGCTGAACGATGTTTGCGTGTTAAACGAAAAAGACTTGGAAATGTTACATGCGTTGGAGTTTGAAGGCTATGCTTCTATTCCTCCCACCAAACATGATGTGAAATCTTTGGAATACTTTTTGAAACTGAAATTAAAAAAGACTTCTCTGTCCGATCGTTTGGAATGGTTCCACTTTGCTTTAACCAGCGAAGATATCAACAGCGCGGCCTATGCCATGTTGTTGGCGGACGGAGTGGAAAAAGTACTGCTTAGCGAATTGGATAAAGTCTGCAAAGAACTTACTAAGTTGGCCCGCCAAGAAGCCTCTTCCGTTTTGCTTGCACGCACCCACGGCCAACCGGCCGTTCCTACTACTTTCGGGCGGGAAATGCGGGTCTTTGCGGAGCGTTTGTCCCGCCAAATAAAAGAATTAAAAACAAAGCAGGTTTCCTGTAAATTTGGCGGTGCGGTGGGAGCTTATAACGCACATTGTTTTGCTTTTCCCAAGCATAACTGGCCCAAAATAGCCGAAAAATTTGTTGCCCGATTGAATAAAGGCCGCCGTATAAAAATTTTCTTAACGCCGCTTTCTACACAGGTGGATAACCGCGACGCTTACGCCGAAATTTTTGATAATATCCGCCGCATCAACATTATTTTGCTCGATTTTTGCCAAGATATGTGGTTCTATATTTCCCAAGGGCTTGTTCGTCAAAAAACCGTCCGCGGGGAAGTCGGCTCTTCCACCATGCCGCAAAAAGTAAACCCCATTGATTTCGAAAATGCCGAAGGAAATTTACAGTTGGCAAACAGTTTGTTGGAACTCTTTTCGCGCAAATTACCCGTCTCCCGTTTGCAGAGGGACTTGTCGGACTCTACGGTTTTACGCAATATGAGTGTCTCCTTCGGCTACGCGCTGACGGCATATCTTTCAGTGCTTAAAGGGCTTTCTAAAATTTCTTTTAATCGCACATTCGCCCGGGAGGAATTAAATAATCACCCCGAAGTGTTGGCCGAGGCGGTGCAGACCTTGTTGCGGGCGGTCGGCTATCCCAATCCGTACGAAACCCTGCGCGATTTTACCCGCGGGCAAAAAATAACCCTTTCTTTGTTACAAGCCTTTATAGAAGAACTAAAGACGGACGAATTAACCAAAAAACGTTTGCGTGCGCTCTTGCCGGAAAATTACATCGGCTTATCCGCAAAGCAAGCGAGGGGGGATAGATGA